Proteins encoded together in one Impatiens glandulifera chromosome 1, dImpGla2.1, whole genome shotgun sequence window:
- the LOC124919945 gene encoding peroxisomal fatty acid beta-oxidation multifunctional protein MFP2-like, with protein sequence MGSKPKGRTTIDVGSDGVAVITIINPPVNSLSFDVLSSLKESYDQALNRDDVKAIVLTGANGKFSAGFDITAFSTLQGGNIQPPKPGFVSIEILTDFLEAAKKPSVAAIDGLALGGGLEIAMVCHARISTSNAHLGLPELRLGLMPGFGGTQRLPRLVGLAKSLEMMLTSKPVKGEEAHSLGLVDAIVLPNELVNSARQWALDIVEHRRPWNVSLYKTDKLEPVDEAREIFDFARAQARKRAPNLKHPIICIDAIEEGLVSGPRAGLQKEVESFQELLVSDTSKSLLHVFFSMGGTSKVPGITDLGLVPRQIKKVAILGGGLMGSGIATSLILSNYPVILKEVNEKFLQAGLNRVKANLERRVEKGKMTEEKFEETLSLLKGVLDYESFKDVDMVIEVNMRHIYFFCECKPEQQAVIENVSLKQQIFLDLEKHCPANCILASNTSTIDINLIGEKTKSQDRIVGAHFFSPAHIMPLLEIVRTEKTSPQVIVDVLDMGKKIKKTPVVVGNGTGFAVNRMFFPYTQSALLLVEYGADLYQIDKAATKFGMPMGPFRMCDLVGFGVAMATGLQFVESFSERTVKTMLIPLLWEDKRTGEANGKGFYLYDERRKARPDPELKKMIEKSREISGINIDPKLVGLSDKDIEEMILFPVVNEACRVLDEGIAVKPSDLDIASIMGMGFPPYRGGIIFWADTYGSKYICSKLEEWSKSYGEFFRPCRFLADKAHKGASLSSGVEKPKSRL encoded by the exons ATGGGGAGCAAACCTAAAGGAAGGACGACGATTGACGTTGGATCAGACGGAGTTGCTGTCATCACCATCATCAACCCTCCTGTTAATTCTTTATCTTTCGATG TACTATCCAGCTTGAAAGAGAGTTATGACCAAGCCTTGAACAGAGACGATGTAAAAGCAATTGTGCTTACTG GTGCAAATGGAAAATTTTCGGCAGGTTTTGATATCACTGCCTTTAGTACACTCCAAGGAGGTAACA TCCAACCTCCAAAACCTGGTTTTGTCTCAATTGAGATTCTCACTGATTTTCTCGAAG CTGCAAAAAAACCTTCAGTTGCTGCTATTGACGGTCTAGCCTTGGGTGGAGGTCTGGAGATTGCAATG GTATGCCATGCACGGATATCTACTTCAAATGCACATCTAGGCTTGCCTGAACTTCGGCTTGGATTAATGCCTGGATTTGGAG GAACACAACGGTTGCCACGTCTTGTTGGCCTCGCAAAATCCCTTGAAATGATGCTG ACATCAAAGCCTGTCAAAGGGGAAGAAGCTCATAGTTTAGGCCTTGTTGATGCCATAGTCTTACCAAATGAGCTGGTAAATTCTGCTCGCCAATGGGCTTTGGATATTGTCGAACATAGAAGGCCATGGAATGTTAGCCTTTACAAGACTGACAAGCTAGAACCAGTTGACGAGGCAAGAGAAATATTCGACTTTGCAAGAGCTCAAGCCAGGAAACGAGCTCCTAATCTCAAGCATCCAATTATTTGCATTGATGCTATTGAAGAGGGCTTAGTTTCTGGTCCCCGAGCTGGGCTTCAGAAG GAAGTAGAGTCTTTCCAAGAACTACTAGTTTCAGACACCAGCAAGAGCTTACTCCATGTCTTCTTTTCCATGGGAGGAACCTCAAAG GTCCCTGGAATTACTGATCTGGGTTTGGTACcaagacaaataaaaaaagttgCTATTCTTGGTGGAGGATTGATGGGCTCTGGAATAGCAACATCACTGATTCTTAGTAACTATCCTGTAATCCTGAAAGAAGTGAATGAAAAATTCTTACAAGCTGGTCTAAACAGAGTTAAAG CCAATTTGGAAAGACGAGTTGAGAAAGGAAAAATGACTGAGGAGAAGTTTGAGGAAACTCTTTCTCTTTTGAAGGGCGTTTTAGACTATGAGAGCTTCAAAGATGTGGACATGGTTATAGAGGTGAACATGAGACATATT tattttttttgtgaatGTAAACCCGAACAACAGGCTGTCATTGAAAACGTGTCACTAAAGCAACAGATTTTTCTCGACCTTGAAAAACATTGCCCTGCAAATTGTATCCTTGCAAGTAATACTTCTACAATTGACATAAACTTGATTGGGGAAAAGACCAAGTCCCAAGACCGTATAGTTGGAGCTCATTTCTTCAG TCCGGCACATATCATGCCACTTCTAGAAATTGTTCGAACAGAGAAAACCTCTCCTCAAGTAATTGTCGACGTATTGGATATGGGGAAAAAGATAAAGAAGACCCCAGTGGTAGTTGGAAATGGCACTGGTTTTGCTGTAAACAGAATGTTCTTTCCTTACACACAATCCGCACTTTTGCTAGTTGAATATGGTGCAGATTTGTATCAAATTGACAAGGCAGCTACCAAATTTGGAATGCCTATGGGCCCATTTAG AATGTGTGATCTGGTTGGTTTTGGAGTTGCAATGGCAACTGGATTGCAATTTGTTGAAAGCTTTTCTGAGCGAACTGTTAAGACAATGTTGATTCCACTGTTGTGGGAGGATAAACGAACAG GTGAAGCTAATGGTAAAGGATTCTATTTATACGACGAGAGACGCAAAGCACGCCCTGATCCAGaactaaagaaaatgattgAGAAATCAAGGGAGATTTCTGGAATTAATATTGATCCTAAGCTAGTGGGATTATCTGATAAGGATATTGAAGAGATGATACTATTTCCAGTGGTGAACGAAGCCTGTCGTGTGCTTGATGAAGGCATTGCAGTTAAACCTTCTGATCTTGACATTGCTTCTATCATGGGGATGGGTTTTCCACCATACAG GGGAGGAATTATATTCTGGGCAGACACATATGGATCAAAATACATATGTTCTAAGTTGGAGGAATGGTCAAAAAGCTATGGAGAGTTCTTCAGACCATGCAGATTCTTGGCAGATAAAGCTCACAAAGGGGCATCTCTG AGTTCTGGAGTAGAGAAGCCGAAATCTCGCCTATGA
- the LOC124913125 gene encoding zinc finger MYM-type protein 1-like codes for MGPYQPMLSEYPRSEFGKQQRRFQYSWFKKFPWLEYSPSKGVVFCFPCYLFESGKSQQSAFTVEGFKSWKRVNDGGKCAILSHEGGSNSVHNTSSNLVVDLMNVTRHIYKVMNRESSEQIQKNRLRLAATIESVRWLSLQACALRGHNESLDSQNRGNFIEMLKLLGKWNDSIANIILEKAPGNAKYTSPEVPKEILHIIGNRVRNKIRDEIGDSKFCILVDEANDISNKEQMAIIFRFVDVNGVLREHFFQIVHVNDTTTATLKKEICNVLTRYNLEINNMRGQGYDGASNMSGIFNGLQALFLKDCPYAYYVHCFAHRIQLALVTAAEKEISIWLFFSNLTTIINLITSSSKRNTELQSAQANEIARSIADGEHEIGRGANQIGN; via the coding sequence ATGGGACCATATCAACCTATGTTGTCGGAGTATCCGAGATCTGAATTTGGAAAACAACAACGTCGATTTCAATACTCTTGGTTTAAAAAGTTCCCATGGTTGGAGTACTCTCCTTCGAAGGgtgttgtattttgttttccATGTTATCTCTTTGAATCAGGTAAATCCCAGCAATCTGCATTTACAGTTGAAGGTTTCAAAAGTTGGAAACGTGTTAATGATGGAGGTAAGTGTGCCATTTTGTCTCACGAGGGTGGTTCTAACTCAGTGCACAATACATCTTCAAatttggttgttgatttgatGAATGTAACTCgacatatatataaagttatgaATCGAGAATCTTCTGAACAAATTCAAAAGAATCGATTAAGGCTTGCAGCAACAATTGAGAGTGTTCGTTGGCTAAGTTTGCAAGCATGTGCATTAAGAGGTCATAATGAATCTTTAGATTCCCAAAATCGAGGTAATTTTATTGAGATGTTAAAGCTCTTGGGAAAATGGAATGATAGTATTGCTAATATTATCTTAGAGAAAGCTCCAGGAAATGCAAAGTATACATCACCCGAAGTTCCAAAGGAAATTCTACATATTATTGGTAACAGGGTCAGAAATAAAATACGTGATGAAATTGGCGATTccaaattttgtattttggtGGATGAAGCGAATGATATATCTAACAAGGAACAAATGGctataatttttagatttgtaGATGTCAATGGTGTTTTGCGGGAACATTTTTTCCAAATTGTGCATGTTAATGATACAACAACTGCAACACTCAAGAAAGAAATATGTAATGTCCTCACTagatataatctagaaattaataatatgcGAGGTCAGGGATATGATGGTGCTAGCAATATGAGTGGTATTTTTAATGGTTTGCAAGCTCTATTTCTTAAAGATTGCCCTTATGCGTATTATGTGCATTGCTTTGCCCATCGAATACAACTAGCATTAGTTACTGCTGCTGAAAAGGAGATCTCTATATGGCTTTTCTTTTCGAATCTAACGACTATTATCAATCTTATTACATCTTCTTCAAAACGTAATACCGAGTTACAGTCAGCTCAAGCTAATGAAATTGCTCGTTCTATTGCTGATGGTGAACATGAGATTGGACGAGGAGCTAACCAGATTGGTAATTAA
- the LOC124913208 gene encoding zinc finger MYM-type protein 1-like, protein MYDATINVLENIIKDGSSISMRGEAGGSLIVMKSFDFIFTLHLMHKIMGITNLLSRDLQRKSIDILNAMNLVSFTKALLLKLRNDGFDILLSNVISFCTRLDVDIPEMSARYKKYSRSCGQNDTITVEHHFHYDIFNVAIDFQLEELNFRFSDDTVELLSLSSTLDPNDKFKNFNIDKILTIAKKYYPEDFTKQEMHHLRSQLQHFEIDITCAANGNTRPRCARIQPLISVSKVKDFPFNRYSWLTTHNSFTLSRVKSATGSLIITMTNQEDSVTSQLKVKSTKVKGISLLILHSWKMEIGGYFQGYMNWHGKRMIVLI, encoded by the exons ATGTATGATGCAACTATTAATGTGCTTGAAAATATTATCAAAGATGGTTCCTCTATTTCGATGCGTGGGGAAGCTGGTGGATCTTTAATAGTGATGAAgtcttttgatttcatttttactTTGCACTTAATGCATAAAATTATGGGGATCACAAATTTGCTTAGTCGTGACTTACAAAGAAAGTCTATTGATATATTAAATGCAATGAATTTGGTATCTTTTACTAAAGCACTTCTCTTGAAATTAAGAAATGATGGGTTTGATATTCTTCTTTCGAATGTCATATCATTTTGCACAAGATTAGATGTTGATATACCAGAGATGAGTGCTCGTTATAAGAAATATAGTCGTTCATGTGGACAAAATGATACCATCACAGTTGAGCATCACTTTCATTATGATATATTCAATGTTGCAATAGATTTTCAGTTGGAAGAGTTAAACTTCAGATTCAGTGATGATACAGTCGAACTTCTTTCGCTTAGTTCTACTTTGGACccaaatgataaatttaaaaacttcaaCATCGACAAAATTTTGACTATCGCTAAGAAGTATTATCCTGAGGATTTCACCAAACAAGAAATGCATCATTTGAGGAGTCAACTACAACATTTTGAGATTGATATA ACCTGTGCTGCAAATGGAAATACTCGCCCCAGATGTGCTCGTATTCAACCATTGATCTCCGTCTCTAAg GTGAAAGACTTTCCTTTCAATCGGTATTCATGGCTGACAACTCACAATTCTTTCACACTGTCCAGAGTGAAATCCGCGACGGGATCTCTCATCATAACAATGACGAACCAAGAAGACTCGGTCACTAGTCAACTCAAGGTAAAGTCGACCAAAG TGAAGGGAATTAGCCTTCTAATTCTTCATTCTTGGAAGATGGAAATTGGAGGGTATTTTCAGGGGTACATGAACTG GCATGGCAAGAGAATGATAGTTTTGATTTAG